A genomic stretch from Mycobacterium malmoense includes:
- the moeA gene encoding molybdopterin molybdotransferase MoeA has protein sequence MRSVDEHQRIVREMIRARPAVTVKLAEAQGLVLADDVVARLALPVFDNSAMDGYAVRAEDTSGATPERPVVLPVAEDIPAGRTDPLTLQQGTAHRIMTGAPVPAGATAIVPVEDTDGGVESGGASVVIRRPGPPGKHIRRAGEDVAPGTTVLSRGQVVTPAALGLAAALGMAELPVIPRQRVLVISTGSELVSPGTPLRPGQIYESNSVMLAGAVRDAGADVIAVATAEDDVAQFTAILDRHAADAELIITSGGVSAGAYEVVKDAFGREGDRGVEFVKVAMQPGMPQGIGRLRTKGAGATIVTLPGNPVSALVSFEVFIRPALRMAMGLPDPERPRRPAVLAESLTSPRGKRQFRRAVLDRETGSVTGYGPPGSHHLRWLASANGLLDIPEDVVEVAAGTPLQVWDLS, from the coding sequence ATGCGGTCAGTCGACGAACATCAGCGCATCGTCAGGGAGATGATCCGTGCCCGCCCGGCGGTCACGGTAAAGCTGGCGGAGGCCCAGGGCCTCGTGTTGGCCGACGACGTGGTCGCGCGGCTGGCGCTGCCGGTCTTCGACAACTCCGCGATGGACGGCTACGCGGTGCGCGCCGAGGACACCTCGGGCGCCACGCCCGAACGGCCGGTGGTGTTGCCGGTCGCCGAGGACATCCCGGCCGGACGCACCGACCCATTGACGCTGCAACAGGGGACCGCGCACCGCATCATGACCGGCGCGCCGGTGCCGGCCGGCGCGACGGCCATCGTGCCGGTCGAGGACACCGACGGCGGTGTGGAAAGCGGCGGTGCATCGGTGGTGATCCGGCGGCCCGGCCCGCCCGGCAAGCACATCCGGCGAGCCGGCGAGGACGTCGCCCCCGGCACCACCGTCTTAAGTAGGGGCCAGGTCGTGACGCCGGCCGCGCTGGGCCTGGCCGCGGCGCTGGGAATGGCCGAGCTGCCGGTGATCCCGCGCCAGCGGGTGCTGGTGATATCGACCGGGTCGGAGCTGGTGTCGCCGGGCACCCCGCTGCGGCCGGGGCAGATCTACGAGTCCAACTCGGTCATGCTCGCCGGGGCCGTGCGCGACGCCGGCGCCGACGTGATCGCCGTGGCGACCGCCGAAGACGACGTCGCGCAGTTCACCGCGATCCTTGACCGGCACGCCGCCGATGCGGAGCTGATCATCACCAGCGGCGGGGTCAGCGCCGGCGCCTACGAGGTGGTCAAGGACGCGTTCGGCCGGGAGGGCGACCGGGGAGTCGAATTCGTCAAGGTGGCAATGCAACCGGGAATGCCGCAGGGCATCGGGCGCTTACGGACAAAAGGAGCCGGCGCGACGATCGTCACCCTGCCCGGCAACCCGGTCAGCGCGCTGGTGTCCTTCGAGGTGTTCATCCGGCCCGCGCTGCGGATGGCCATGGGCCTGCCCGATCCGGAGCGGCCGCGCCGGCCGGCGGTGCTGGCCGAATCGCTGACCTCACCGCGCGGCAAACGCCAGTTCCGGCGCGCGGTACTGGACCGCGAAACCGGCAGCGTCACCGGCTACGGCCCGCCGGGGTCACACCATTTGCGGTGGCTGGCGTCGGCGAACGGGCTGTTGGACATCCCGGAGGACGTCGTGGAAGTCGCGGCAGGAACCCCGCTGCAGGTCTGGGATCTGAGCTAA
- a CDS encoding AAA family ATPase — protein sequence MSTSNVHMMSDLALPVLGGRDAYTGAAMAHERQEVLEWAQARIDELIGLADAKAQFAMWRTALEVGRHGVEHGGTVPSRPENHMVFLGAPGTAKRTFARVVGEVLFGWGMITRPDITVVTARDIATGDPSHSATRMKKVCDDARGGVLFIDEAYRLAPDTEGHFWGAEAIYTLLTCMAQYRDEFVVIVAGYTRPMQDFLTVHAGLAARFPVTVAFASYTPEEIVAIGRRVASKEQLVVVQDAAWDLLRAEAARLRSIPYGSGTLLDVAGNARYAREVIRTCQRARIRRLHRHAPSRRDLRQLLCTDPGVLHVSTTDMGRAITASRPATALSTYRHLYPGTETQEHNTFRQPNTTTADPPPATPEHLNSHNTATRP from the coding sequence ATGTCGACCAGCAATGTCCACATGATGTCGGACCTGGCACTGCCGGTGTTGGGCGGTCGCGACGCGTACACGGGTGCTGCGATGGCCCATGAGCGTCAGGAGGTTCTCGAGTGGGCGCAGGCGCGTATCGATGAATTAATCGGTTTGGCCGATGCTAAAGCACAATTCGCGATGTGGCGTACCGCACTTGAGGTCGGCCGGCATGGTGTCGAGCACGGGGGCACAGTGCCATCGCGTCCGGAAAACCACATGGTGTTCCTGGGTGCGCCAGGCACGGCGAAAAGGACCTTCGCCCGAGTGGTCGGCGAGGTGTTATTCGGGTGGGGCATGATCACGCGCCCAGACATCACCGTAGTCACCGCCCGCGACATCGCCACAGGCGATCCATCGCACAGCGCGACAAGAATGAAGAAAGTGTGCGACGACGCACGCGGCGGAGTGCTGTTCATCGACGAGGCCTACCGGCTAGCCCCCGACACCGAAGGCCACTTTTGGGGTGCGGAGGCGATCTACACGCTATTGACGTGCATGGCCCAGTATCGCGACGAGTTCGTGGTCATCGTCGCCGGCTATACCCGCCCAATGCAGGACTTCTTGACAGTCCACGCCGGGCTGGCCGCCCGATTCCCCGTCACCGTGGCTTTTGCTAGCTACACCCCTGAGGAAATCGTTGCCATTGGGCGCCGCGTAGCCAGCAAGGAGCAGTTGGTGGTGGTGCAGGACGCGGCGTGGGATCTGCTGCGCGCCGAAGCGGCCCGGTTGCGGTCGATCCCGTACGGCAGTGGCACGTTGCTCGACGTCGCCGGCAACGCCCGCTATGCCCGTGAAGTCATCCGGACGTGCCAGCGTGCGCGGATCCGCAGACTGCACCGACACGCACCCAGCCGCCGCGACCTCAGACAACTCCTATGCACCGACCCTGGTGTTCTTCACGTCAGCACCACCGACATGGGACGCGCGATCACCGCATCACGCCCAGCCACAGCACTATCAACCTACCGACACCTATACCCCGGCACCGAAACCCAGGAGCACAACACCTTTCGACAACCGAACACGACCACCGCTGACCCACCACCCGCCACACCCGAACACCTCAACTCACACAACACCGCAACCCGCCCCTAA